Below is a window of Pseudodesulfovibrio sp. 5S69 DNA.
GCCTTCTCCCTGTACGGCGAGCTGTCCGTGCGCCGCAACCTGGAGCTGCACGCCAGGCTCTTCCACCTGCCCCCGGACAAGGCCGTCCGGCGCGTGGACGGGCTGGAGGAGCGTTTCGGCCTGGCGCGCTACCGCGACGACCGCCCCGACGACCTGCCGCTGGGCATCCGGCAGCGGCTGCAACTGGCCGTGGCCGTGCTCCACCGGCCCGACGTGCTCATCCTGGACGAACCCACCTCGGGCGTGGACCCCGTGGCCCGCGACCGATTCTGGGAGCTGATCATCGACCTGTCGCGCAAGGACGGGGTGACCATCTTCATCTCCACCCACTTCATGAACGAGGCCTCGCGCTGCGACCGGGTGGCCCTGATGCACGCGGGCAAGATCCTGGACACGGACGCCCCGCGCACCCTGCAGGAGAAGCGCCGGGCCGGGACCCTGGAGCAGGCCTTCATCGCCTACCTGGAGGAGGCCGCGGCCGAGACCTCCGGGGCTGGAAACGGAGAGGGCGTCTTCACGGCCGAGACACCGGGGAAGAGGGGCGTGCCCCACCCCCGGTTCAGCCCATCCCGGCTGCTCAGCTTCTCCATCCGCGAATCCATGGAGCTCAAGCGCGACCCCATCCGGCTGGGCATGGCCCTGTTCGGCACGCTCATCCTCATGCTGGTCATGGGTTACGGCATCAACCTGGACGTGGAGGACCTGTCCTTCGCGGCCCTGGACCAGGACCGGACCACGGCCAGCCACGGATACATCCTGGAATACGAGGGGTCGCGGTACTTCTCGCCGAAAAGACCGGTCCTGAGCCCGGCCGGGATGGACCGGCGCATGGTCGCGGGCGAGTTGTCCGTGGTCATCCAGGTTCCGCCGAACTTCGGCCGCGACCTGGACCGGGGCGCCGTGCCCGAGGTCGGAGCGTGGATCGACGGGGCCATGCCCAGCCGGGCCGAGATCGCCAGGGGCTATGTCCAGGGCGTACACGGCGAATACCTGTCCAGGCTGGCGGCCCTGTCCGGCAGGACGGCCTCCCCGTACGCCATGCAGGTCCGCTACCGCTACAACCCGGAGATGAAGAGCATCATCGCCATGGTCCCCAAGGTCATCCCCCTGCTCCTGGTGTTCATCCCGGCCATGCTCACCGCACTCGGCGTGGTCCGCGAAAAGGAGATGGGCTCCATCCTCAACGTGTACACCACGCCGGTGACCAAGTTCGAGTTCCTGGTGGGCAAGCAACTGCCCTACATCGGGCTTTCGCTGATCAACTTCGCCTTCCTGTTCGTCATGGCCGTGACCCTGTTCCGGGTGCCCTTCTCGGGCAGCCTGGCGACCCTGACGGCCGGGGCCGTGGTCTACGTGGTGGCCACCACCGGACTCGGGCTGCTGGCCTCGACCCTGACGTCGAGCCAGGTGGCGGCCATCGCGGGCACGGCCATCTTCACCCTGCTCCCGGCCATCCAGTTCTCCGGGCTCATCGATCCGGTCTCCACCCTGGAGGGCGCGGGACGGCTGGTCGGGTCCCTGTACCCGACCACCTACTACCTGCTCATCAGCGAGGGGACCTTCTCCAAGGGGTTGGGCCCGGCCCACCTGGCCGGGTTCTTCTGGCCGCTGCTGGCGGCCATTCCCGTGACCACGATCCTGAGCGTGCTCTTCCTCAGGAAACAGGGGGCCTAGGATGGCAAACGCGCTTTTGGGCAGCCTGTCCAACATCTTCACGCTCGGGGTCAAGGAGTTCCGCAGCCTGCTTTACGACAAGGCCATGCTCTTCCTGATCCTGTTCATGTTCACGGGCACGGTCTACGCCGACGCCAGGGCCAAGCCCGAGTCCCTGAGCCGGGCCACCGTGGCCGTAGTGGACGAGGACCGGTCCCAATTGTCCGGCCGGATCATCGCGGCCCTGCACCCGCCGCAGTTCATGTCCCCGGTGCTCATCGGCCTGGCCGAAATGGACAAGGGCATGGACTCCGGGCGGTACACCTTCGTCCTGGACATCCCGCCCGACTTCCAGCGGGACGTCGCCGCCGGGCGCACCCCTGACCTGCAACTGAACGTGGACGCTACGCGGTTGTCCCAGGCCCAGACCGGGACGGCCTACCTGCAGAACATCGTGGACGGGGAGATCCGGGCCTGGGCGCAGCGATACCAGTCCTCGGCGGCCGTGCCCGTCAAGCTGAACATCCGGGTCTTCTTCAACCCCAACGTCCGCCAGTCCTGGTTCGCGGCCATCAACTCCATCGTCAACAACATCACCCTGCTCGGCATCCTGCTGACCGGGGCGGCGCTCATCCGCGAGAGCGAGCACGGGACCATCGAGCACCTCCTGGTCATGCCCGTGACCCCGCTGGAAATCATGGTCTCCAAGGTCTGGTCCATGGGGCTGGTGGTCCTGGCGGTCTCGACCCTTTCGCTCCATGTCATGGTCCAGGGCGCACTCGGCGTGACCCTGAACGGCTCCACCCCGCTGTTCGCCTGCTGCACCCTGCTCTACCTCTTCGCCGCAGCCTCCATCGGCATCTACATGGCCACCCTGGCCCGGACCATGCCCCAGTTCGGCCTGCTGGCCATCCTGGTCCTCCTGCCCCTGGAGATCCTGTCCGGCGGGACCACCCCGCGCGAGAGCATGCCCCAGGTCATCCAGTGGGTCATGTCCCTGGCCCCGACCACCCACTACGTCTCCCTGGCCCAGGCCATCCTCTTCCGGGGAGCGGGCCCCTCGGTCATCTGGCCCGATTTCCTGGGCATGGCCGGGATAGGCGGGTTCTTCTTCTGGTTCGCCCACCGGAGGCTGCGCCGGATGATCGGCTCCCTGCACTGACCGGGCCGGCTGTCCAAGCCCGTTGACTCCCGGCCGGAAAATCCGCAGCAAGAGGGAGACGGCGGACGCTGCGGCAAGCCCCCCGAGGACCCGGAGGGCCGCTCCGCGTCCGGGAGCATGGCCGCAGCGCCCGGACCAGGAAAGCGGGGAACGGCCGCACGGCACTGCGTTCCGTGCCGGTCGACGGCGGGTGGACTTCGCCGGACATTTGCCAAACGGCGCCGAAGGGCATAAGTACGGGAATTCATCGGGACCGCCGAAACAGACCATGAAAATACGCATCCTCTTCATCCTCGTGCAGTTGGCCATTCTGGCCGCCTGCCTCTATTACCTCTGCACGGACGTGGATTGGCCGGTCCTGGCGGACACGTTCTCGCACTACTCGCCGCTCAGGGCGCTGGGCGTCCTGGCCTCGACCCTGCCCATCTACGCGTTCATGGGGCTGCGCCTGAGCCAGCTTTCGGAAGGGCGGCTGACGGTCGCCCTCGGGGTGTTGGGGACCCTGCTCGCCCTGGCCCTCAACAACGTCCTGCCGACCAAGTTGGGGGAATTCGCCAAGGCCGCGTATTTCAAACGCAAGTCCCCTCTGGGATTCTCCCGGTCCATGGGCATCATCTTTCTGGAACGGTTCCTGGACGTGAACATCCTGGCCCTGACCGGGCTGGCCGTGGCCCTGGCCTTCGGCCTGGGAGGGTATGCGCTGCCGCTGATCCTGGCCGTGGTCGCGGGCTGGGCGGTGCTGGCCGTCGCCGCCCGCCGCATCCCCCCGGAGGGGCTGCACCTGGCGCGCATCCCCAGCGAGCCGGTGCGCCGCTTCGTGCGCCTGGGGACCGCCGCCGTCCGCCAGGCCCTGCAGGGCCGGGTGCTGGTCAAGCCGCTGTGCTCCACGCTGGTCCTGTGGGTCTGCAATTTCTTCTACCTGGGCCTCATCCCCATCTGGCTGATGGGTATGGACCTCAGCGCGGCCCAGTTGCTGGGCGTATACGGCGCGGTGTACCTGGGGTTGACCGTGCCCGGCCTGCCCGGGGGCATCGGCATGACCGAGGGGGCCATGGTCGCCGTCCTCGCTCTGGGCGGCCTGCCCAAGACCGAGGCCCTGGCCATCGCCCTGACCGTCCGGGCCTACAATTTCATCCCGCCCACCCTCCTGGGGCTCGCCGTACTCGCCACGGCCGGACACTCAAGGGAGTTGCTCCACGTGCGCGAAAAGGACGCTGAATCCTGAGCCCCGCCTGTCGACGGGAGCGTCCCGGCGGACAATGCGGCTCCTTTCCGCCGCCAGCCCCCGCTTGCGGGGCCAAAACCGGCTTTTGCCTTGACAGAAACGGCGATTTGGGGTGAATCAATCTTTTTTATATTAAAAGTCCGAGAGACTTATTTTTCGCAACTATTCCGAAAGCAGACAATTTTTGACCGCATCCCGATCCGAGGTGCCTCGGTTCGTTTCCACCCCGGCCACTCCACGCACGGCGCAGGAACCCGACCCCACCCCCATATGATCCGAGACGGCGACCTTTCGGCAACAAACGGATTTAAGGAGAACCATACATGGCAGTCATCATCGTAACCGGCTCGTGCGGCCTGATCGGCGCGGAGACGGTCCGCTTCTATGCCGCCAAGGGATTCGACGTGGTCGGTGTGGACAACAACATGCGCTCGTATTTCTTCGGCGAGGAGGCTTCCACCCACTGGAGCCAGCTCAAGCTGGAACACGACCTCCCCCGATACACCCATGCCGCGATCGACATCCGGGACGAGAACGCCGTTGACGAACTTTTCGCCAAATATTCCAGCGATATCAGCGCGGTGATCCACACTGCGGCCCAGCCCTCGCACGACTGGGCGGCCCGCGAGCCGATCACCGATTTCTCCGTGAACGCAACGGGCACTCTGGTCCTGCTGGAGGCCACCCGCAAGCACTGCCCCGAGGCCGCCTTCCTGTTCACCTCCACCAACAAGGTTTACGGCGACACCCCCAACGCCCTGCCCCTGGTCGAGCAGGAAACCCGCTGGGAACTGGAGCCGTCCCACCCGTTCGCGGAACACGGCATCGACGAGACCATGAGCATCGACCGCTGCACCCACTCCCTCTTCGGCGTGTCCAAGGCCGCGGCCGACCTGCTGGTTCAGGAATACGGCCGGTACTTCGGCATGAACACGGGCGTGTTCCGCGGCGGCTGCCTGACCGGCGGCGGGCACTCCGGCACCGAGCTGCACGGGTTTCTTTCCTATCTGGTGCGCTGCTGCCTGACCGGCCGCCACTACTCGATCTTCGGCTACAAGGGCAAGCAGGTCCGCGACAACATCCACTCCTCGGACCTGGTCAACATGCTCTGGCACTTCCACCAGAAGCCGCATCCGGGCGAGGTCTACAACGTGGGCGGCAGCCGGCACTCCAACTGCTCCATGCTGGAGGCCATCGACATGTGCGAGCGGCTCACCGGCAAAAAGATGGACTACACCTACACGGACGACAACCGGATAGGCGACCACATCTGGTACATCAGCGACGTCCGCAAGTTCAAGGCCCATTACCCGGACTGGGAATACACTTACGACATCGAGGCGATCATCCGGGAGATCATCGACGGATGGCGCGTCCGAGGCGCAGAGCAGGGATAACCATGTCCACTATCTTCGAGCTGTACGAACAGTGCAGGAAAGAGCACCGGCAGGAATATATCGACGTCTACGGCGCCAGGGCCGAGGAGCGCATAAGCGACCTCTCCGGGGCCAAGGGATACCTCTACCGGAAACTGCGCGACATGGTGCGGTTCTACGTCGAGCCCGGCAAGCGCGTGCTCGCGGTCAACGCCGACGCGGGCCAGTACCTCGCCTGGACGGAGCCCTCCTACGGCGTGGGCGTCGAGACGGCGCCGAAGCTGGTCGAGGAGGCGCGCAGGGCGCACCCGGAATTCACCTTCCATACCTGCGCACCCGAGGAGTTCGAGGCCACCGAGCAGTTCGACTACATCCTCATCCTGGATGCGGTGAACAACATGTTCGACGTCCAGACCGCCCTGGAAAGGCTCCAGGGCGCCTGCCATCCCGGGACCCGGCTGATCATCACCTGGTACAACTTTTTCTGGAAGCCGTTCCTCCGGTTCGCGGAGCGGCGGGGCATGAAACGCCCGTCCACGCCGCAGAACTGGCTGTCCAAGGCGCACATCGAGCAGCTCGTCACCCTGGCCGGGTTCGAGCCGACCGCCCACACCCGCAAGATCCTCGCGCCCTACAAGGTCCCGATCCTCTCCGAGCTGGTCAACAACTACATCGCGGGCCTGCCGGTCATCAACCACCTGTGCCTGATGAACATCATGGTCGCCCGTCCGGTCCCGGCGGTGGACAGGGGCGAGTTCGGCGTATCGGTGATCGTGCCCTGCAAGGACGAGGCGGACAACATCGAGGCCGCCGTGCTGCGCACCCCCGAGATGGGCAGCCATACCGAACTGATCTTTTGCGACGACAAGTCCACGGACGGTACGCCGGACGTTGTCCGGCGTATGCAAAAAGAGCACCCGGACAGGGACATCAAGCTGGTCGACGGCCCCGGCATCAGCAAGGCCGAGAACGTCTGGACCGGCTTCAACGCCGCCACCCAGGACATGGTCATGATCCTGGACGGCGACCTGACCGTGCCGCCCGAAGACCTGCCCAAGTTCTACAACGCCATGGCGTCGGGCAAGGGCGAATTCATCAACGGCACCCGGTCGGTCTACCCCATGCGCGACGACGCCATGCGGCTGGCCAACATCTTCGGCAACAAGGCCTTCAGCCTGCTCTTCTCCTATATCCTGAGCCAGTCCGTCACCGACACCCTGTGCGGCACCAAGGTCCTCTGGCGCGAGGACTGGCTGCGGCTCAAGGAGCTGCTCGGCAGTTGGGGCATCGACGACCGCTGGGGCGACTACGAACTGATCTTCGGCGCGGCCCGCCTGGGCCTCAAGCATCAGGACCTGCCCGTGCGCTACATGGAGCGCGTCAACGGCGAGACCAAGATGACGGGGCGGCTGAAGAACGCCATGATCATGCTGCGCATGTGCTTGGCGGCGTACAGAAAATTCAAGTAGCGGCAGGGCCGGGCCGCTTCGCCGAGGCGTTCCTCGCGCGGCCGGGCCTTCGTACCGGCGAGAAGGCGGAGCCCGTGCGGCCCGCCATCCGCTGGAGCCTCCCCGCGCGACCTGCCGCCGGACTGGATTTTTTGCCTCCGGCGGCTTAAGGAAAAATTTCTGCGGCCCCTCGGTTCGCGGCAGGCGATGCCCGCCGCGAACCTTTTATGAACGACCACCCGAAGCGGATAACAGCTCATGGCAAACGTACTCCTGGTCCTTCCCTCCATTTTATCCAATGAAAACGACGGTATCGTCACCAAGACGACGGCCAGTTTCCTGCCGCCGCTCGGCCTGGCGTCCATTGCCGCCGTGCTGCGCGAGAACGGCCACGGCGTGGCCATCATCGACGGCGTGGCCGAACACACCCCGCTGCAGGAGATCGTGGACCGGGCGCGGGACTTCGACATCGTCGGCGTCAGCGCCATGACCGCCCACGCCAAGCGGGCCCACGAACTGATCCGCATGCTCCGTTCGCAGCTCGACAAGCCAATCATGGCGGGCGGCGTGCACGCCACCACCATGCCCGCAGAATTTCTGGAAAACGGCGCCGATTTCGTGGTCGTGGGCGAAGGGGAAATGACCACGCTGGAGCTGGCCCAGGCGCTGGACAGCGGCCTGCCGAGAGAGCGGTTCGCCGAGATCAGGGGCCTCTGCCTGCTGCGCGACGGCGAACTCTTCCGCACCCCGAGGCGCCCGCTGATCGAAGACCTCGACAGCCTCCCCCAGCCCGCCCGCGACCTGCTGCCCATGCACCTGTACAGCGCCACCGTGGCCCGGACCACCCGCCAGCCGTCCCACATGCTGCTCGCCTCGCGCGGCTGCCCCGGCGTGTGCAGTTTCTGCGTACACAAGCTCTTCGGCAAAAAGGTGCGCTACAACTCGCCGGAACGGATCATCGACGAGTTCCTCCTCCTGGTGAACGAATACGGGGCCAAGGACGTGGCCATCTTCGACGACAACTTCGCGGCCAACCGGGAGATGGTGATCAAAGTCTGCAACAAGCTCATCGAGCTGGACCTCGACCTGACCTGGTCCATCGAGTCCAGGGTGGACAACGTGGACCGGGAGATCCTGGAGTTGCTCGCCAAGGCCGGGTGCACCTTCATCGCCTACGGCATCGAGTCGGGCTCCCAGCGCGTCCTCGACCAGATGAACAAGGGCGTCACCCTGGACCAGATCCGCGAAGCGGTCAGGATCACCAACGAGGTGGGCATCAAGACGCGCGGCTATCTGATGCTCGGCCACCTGGACGAGACCCCGGAGGAGATGCGCAAGACCATCGAATTCGCCAAGAGCCTCGACCTGGACGTGGCCTCGTTCACCCTGTTCGTGCCCCTGCCCGGCACCCAGGACTACAAGCGCGCCCAGAAATTCGGCCAGTTCGATCCGCAGTTCTACATGAAGGACCTGCTGCTCGAATACAACATGCCCAAATACCCGGTGTACGTGCCCGCGGGCATGACCTCGGAAGAGCTCATGGCCATCCATCGCGAGGCGTACAACAAGCTGTACCTCCGCCCCGGGTACATCTTCAAAAAACTTTTCGAGGTCAGGAACTTCCATGACGTCCGGTCGCTGGTCAAAGGCGGCCTGACGGTGATGAGCAACTTCTTCAGGAGATAAGCCCCATGCCCTCCCGCCTCGACAGAATCTTCGCCTGGGCCGAGAGGCATCCCGCCCAGGTACTCCTCCTGCTTTTCCTGTTCAGCCTCCTGGTCCGGTTCGTGACGGCGGAATACCTGATGGACGGCGACAACGCCAGCAAGTGGATGGAGGCGCGCCGCCTGGCCGCCGGATTGGGCATCTCCCACTGGTACAACCACTCCATGCGCTGGGCCGTCATCCTGCCCCTGGCCGGGCTGATCAAACTCTTCGGGCCGAACCCCCTGTTGACCTATGTGCTGCCTTTCACCCTGGCGTCCGTGGCCTCGGTCTGCATCTGCCTCATCGGCGAGAAAATCCACTCGCTCAAGCTCGGCATCGCCGCTTCCCTGCTGACCACCCTGCTGCCGCTCATGGTGGTCACGGGCAGCCAGATATTTCCCGGCGTGTTCGAACTCGGGTTCACCGCGCTCATGGTCTGGCTGGTCATGGTCTGGATAGACAGGCGGTCCTCCTGGCTCCTGGTCCTGGCGGGCGTCTGCTTTTTCCTGGGCTGGGGGGCGCGCGTGACCGAGCTCTACACCTACCCCGGCATCATCCTGCTCATCTGGCTGCCCACACGCGACGTCAAGGCCGTGCTCCTGTTCACCGCCGTGGCCGCGGGACTGTGTTTCGCGGAGTGGGGCTGGTTCTGGTGGGATTCCGGCAATCCCATGGGGCGGCTCGGCCTGCTCAGCGCCACCAGGGGCGATCATC
It encodes the following:
- a CDS encoding lysylphosphatidylglycerol synthase transmembrane domain-containing protein: MKIRILFILVQLAILAACLYYLCTDVDWPVLADTFSHYSPLRALGVLASTLPIYAFMGLRLSQLSEGRLTVALGVLGTLLALALNNVLPTKLGEFAKAAYFKRKSPLGFSRSMGIIFLERFLDVNILALTGLAVALAFGLGGYALPLILAVVAGWAVLAVAARRIPPEGLHLARIPSEPVRRFVRLGTAAVRQALQGRVLVKPLCSTLVLWVCNFFYLGLIPIWLMGMDLSAAQLLGVYGAVYLGLTVPGLPGGIGMTEGAMVAVLALGGLPKTEALAIALTVRAYNFIPPTLLGLAVLATAGHSRELLHVREKDAES
- a CDS encoding ABC transporter permease codes for the protein MANALLGSLSNIFTLGVKEFRSLLYDKAMLFLILFMFTGTVYADARAKPESLSRATVAVVDEDRSQLSGRIIAALHPPQFMSPVLIGLAEMDKGMDSGRYTFVLDIPPDFQRDVAAGRTPDLQLNVDATRLSQAQTGTAYLQNIVDGEIRAWAQRYQSSAAVPVKLNIRVFFNPNVRQSWFAAINSIVNNITLLGILLTGAALIRESEHGTIEHLLVMPVTPLEIMVSKVWSMGLVVLAVSTLSLHVMVQGALGVTLNGSTPLFACCTLLYLFAAASIGIYMATLARTMPQFGLLAILVLLPLEILSGGTTPRESMPQVIQWVMSLAPTTHYVSLAQAILFRGAGPSVIWPDFLGMAGIGGFFFWFAHRRLRRMIGSLH
- the rbbA gene encoding ribosome-associated ATPase/putative transporter RbbA, with protein sequence MSHAPSVGERPDPVVRLRSVTHRYGRTLAADNVSLELPAGKMVGFIGPDGVGKSTWLGLMAGARRIQQGAVTVLGGDMRSRRHREALFPRIAYMPQGLGRNLYPTLSVRENIDFFGRLFGQSRPERDRRIRDLLHSTGMSDFADRPARKLSGGMKQKLSLCCALVHDPDLLILDEPTTGVDPLSRRQFWELIERIRAGRPSMSVLIATAYMEEAGRFDWLVAVDDGRKLAEGPPAELLERTGAEDLEGAFLALLPEERKRGHHELRIPALDKGETVIEATGLTMRFGNFTAVDDVNLSVDRGEIFGFIGSNGCGKSTTMKMLTGLLEPTRGEARLLGRKLDARNMATRRRVGYMSQAFSLYGELSVRRNLELHARLFHLPPDKAVRRVDGLEERFGLARYRDDRPDDLPLGIRQRLQLAVAVLHRPDVLILDEPTSGVDPVARDRFWELIIDLSRKDGVTIFISTHFMNEASRCDRVALMHAGKILDTDAPRTLQEKRRAGTLEQAFIAYLEEAAAETSGAGNGEGVFTAETPGKRGVPHPRFSPSRLLSFSIRESMELKRDPIRLGMALFGTLILMLVMGYGINLDVEDLSFAALDQDRTTASHGYILEYEGSRYFSPKRPVLSPAGMDRRMVAGELSVVIQVPPNFGRDLDRGAVPEVGAWIDGAMPSRAEIARGYVQGVHGEYLSRLAALSGRTASPYAMQVRYRYNPEMKSIIAMVPKVIPLLLVFIPAMLTALGVVREKEMGSILNVYTTPVTKFEFLVGKQLPYIGLSLINFAFLFVMAVTLFRVPFSGSLATLTAGAVVYVVATTGLGLLASTLTSSQVAAIAGTAIFTLLPAIQFSGLIDPVSTLEGAGRLVGSLYPTTYYLLISEGTFSKGLGPAHLAGFFWPLLAAIPVTTILSVLFLRKQGA
- a CDS encoding glycosyltransferase, giving the protein MSTIFELYEQCRKEHRQEYIDVYGARAEERISDLSGAKGYLYRKLRDMVRFYVEPGKRVLAVNADAGQYLAWTEPSYGVGVETAPKLVEEARRAHPEFTFHTCAPEEFEATEQFDYILILDAVNNMFDVQTALERLQGACHPGTRLIITWYNFFWKPFLRFAERRGMKRPSTPQNWLSKAHIEQLVTLAGFEPTAHTRKILAPYKVPILSELVNNYIAGLPVINHLCLMNIMVARPVPAVDRGEFGVSVIVPCKDEADNIEAAVLRTPEMGSHTELIFCDDKSTDGTPDVVRRMQKEHPDRDIKLVDGPGISKAENVWTGFNAATQDMVMILDGDLTVPPEDLPKFYNAMASGKGEFINGTRSVYPMRDDAMRLANIFGNKAFSLLFSYILSQSVTDTLCGTKVLWREDWLRLKELLGSWGIDDRWGDYELIFGAARLGLKHQDLPVRYMERVNGETKMTGRLKNAMIMLRMCLAAYRKFK
- a CDS encoding B12-binding domain-containing radical SAM protein, whose amino-acid sequence is MANVLLVLPSILSNENDGIVTKTTASFLPPLGLASIAAVLRENGHGVAIIDGVAEHTPLQEIVDRARDFDIVGVSAMTAHAKRAHELIRMLRSQLDKPIMAGGVHATTMPAEFLENGADFVVVGEGEMTTLELAQALDSGLPRERFAEIRGLCLLRDGELFRTPRRPLIEDLDSLPQPARDLLPMHLYSATVARTTRQPSHMLLASRGCPGVCSFCVHKLFGKKVRYNSPERIIDEFLLLVNEYGAKDVAIFDDNFAANREMVIKVCNKLIELDLDLTWSIESRVDNVDREILELLAKAGCTFIAYGIESGSQRVLDQMNKGVTLDQIREAVRITNEVGIKTRGYLMLGHLDETPEEMRKTIEFAKSLDLDVASFTLFVPLPGTQDYKRAQKFGQFDPQFYMKDLLLEYNMPKYPVYVPAGMTSEELMAIHREAYNKLYLRPGYIFKKLFEVRNFHDVRSLVKGGLTVMSNFFRR
- a CDS encoding NAD-dependent epimerase/dehydratase family protein; amino-acid sequence: MAVIIVTGSCGLIGAETVRFYAAKGFDVVGVDNNMRSYFFGEEASTHWSQLKLEHDLPRYTHAAIDIRDENAVDELFAKYSSDISAVIHTAAQPSHDWAAREPITDFSVNATGTLVLLEATRKHCPEAAFLFTSTNKVYGDTPNALPLVEQETRWELEPSHPFAEHGIDETMSIDRCTHSLFGVSKAAADLLVQEYGRYFGMNTGVFRGGCLTGGGHSGTELHGFLSYLVRCCLTGRHYSIFGYKGKQVRDNIHSSDLVNMLWHFHQKPHPGEVYNVGGSRHSNCSMLEAIDMCERLTGKKMDYTYTDDNRIGDHIWYISDVRKFKAHYPDWEYTYDIEAIIREIIDGWRVRGAEQG